A stretch of DNA from Bacillota bacterium:
GGTTCTGCAAAGCGGTCTGATTCTGGCCCGCTGGTTGGAAAGGCACGGAGCAAAGGTGTCGATGACCCGCCGCGAGGATCGAACCTGTACCTGGGAAGAGCGGTTGGAGCTGATCAAGGAAGCGGAGATCTACCTGGGGCTACATGGGGAAAGTGTTCCCGGTACCGCCCAGCGGGGTACCTTGATCCTTTCTGGGCCGGACCGCCAAAGCCAAAGGTTGGCCCAAGCCTTGCACCGGGCGCTTTTTTTGAAGAATGACTACTTAGTGGATCTGGGCGTCAAACCCCATAGGGACTTACCCTTGCCTAAGGGTTGTGTGGGTGTCGTTTTGGAGTTGGAAAACGTCAGAAACCTGGTAGGGGAGGCATTGTTACGGGATATTGATGTGCAGGAAAGGGTTGTGCAAGGACTCCTCCATGGACTGGTTGAATACTTAAGCTAGGGCCAGGGGCCCTGTTTCTTCTGCAGAATAGATCTACTTTCTGTCCTTCTATACACAGGACTGTCGGTGGCGGTGTCGAATACTCTCCAGTGATACTCATCATGTTAGTTTTCTTCCCGAGAACATAGGAGGTGAACGGGCCACGGAGTTTCCTTGGCCCACTCAGCGTGAAATTAGCCCTATGCTGTAAAGGGGAACAAGTATTCGTGGCCCAAGTGCTTCCTGAAGGGGTGCGTGTGCTGAAGGAGGATCCAGGACCACTGGGGGTGGCCAGTCTTTTTCCCACCGGTGGCCCTGTCCGGGGGACAAGCCTCTTTAAGCCCGAAGAGGTGCAATTCTGTGCGCCGGTGCCCCGGCCACCGAAGATCATCTGTGTGGGGTTGAACTACCGGGATCACGCGGCGGAAACCAACCAGCCGCTTCCTAAGACACCGGTACTGTTCAACAAGTATGCCCGCGCGGTCATCGGCCCGCAAGAACCGATCGTCCTACCCCAGGTGAGCGAGCAAGTGGACTACGAGGCGGAGCTGGCGGTGGTGATTGGCCGGGAGGGGAAGCATATTCCTGAGGAATTGGCCATGGAGTACGTGGCGGGTTATACCATCCTTAATGATATCAGTGCCCGGGATCTGCAGATGGAAAGTGGCCAGTGGATGAAGGGGAAAACCTGTGATACCTTTGCCCCCATGGGGCCGTGGTTGGTGACCAAGGATGAGATTCCGGATCCCCATGGGCTCAAGATTGGGCTGCGCCTTAATGGGCAAGTGATGCAGGCAGGACATACCGGTGAGATGATTTTCAAAATCCCCCGGCTGATCAGCTACCTATCTCACCTATTTACCCTAGAGGTGGGGGATATTATTGCTACGGGGACCCCGGCCGGGGTAGGATTTACCCGTCAGCCCCCGGTCTTTCTGCGGGCCGGGGATGTGGTGGAGGTTGAAATCGAGGGTATCGGGGTTTTGACTAATCCCGTGAGGAAAGAAGCATAGTGTTTCTGTGCAAAGAAGTCTAGGAGGGATCCAGATGGACAAACTCAAGGTTGGGATCATTGGTGTAGGAGGTATTGCCCAGGGAGCGCACATTCCCGCTTGGCGGGCCCGGTCCGATGTTTCGGTGGTGGCCATCGCGGATATTAACGAACAGAAGCTGATGATGGTGAAGGAGAAATACCAGATACCCCATGCCTTCACCGACTACCGGGATCTTTTGGCCATGGAGGAGATTGATGCGGTGAGCGTCTGCACCCCCAATCTGACCCATGTCCCCATTTCCATCGATGCTCTGGAGGCGGGGAAACATGTGTTGTGTGAGAAGCCCGTGGCGGTAACCGGTAAGGAAGCAATGGCCGCGGTGCAGAAGGCCCAGGCGGTGGGACGGATCTTTATGGGGGCCTTTTGTCGGAGATTTGAAGCCGCGTCCCAATTGCTGCGTCAGCGCATCCAGCAAGGGGAGTTGGGCGAAGTCTACTACGCTAAGGCCGGGTACCTCCGCCGTTCTGGGATTCCGGGCCTGGGTGGCTGGTTTACGGACAAGTCCCGGTCCGGCGGTGGATGTATGTTGGATATCGGGGTGCATGTCTTAGATTTGACCTATTGGCTCATGGGTTCGCCCCAGCCGGTATCGGTGACTGGTCGGGTGTTCCAGAAGTTTGCCGATGTGGCGGTGGACGGTGGCTGGCCACCGGCGGAGACCAGGATCGGCGATGTCTTTACCGGTGTGAACGACGTAGATGATTGTGCCTTTGGCAGTATCAAGTTTGCCAACGGCGCGGTCTTGAACGTGGAGGCCAGCTGGGCGGCCCACGTGGAACCAGGCAGTTACCTGCAGCTTTTCGGTGAGAAGGGCGGTGTCCGCCAAGATAGCCGGGGGACCAGGCTCCTGACCACCGTGGAGGGTAAGCACGTGGATGAAGTGTTGGAAGTGAAGGATCAGAATTCCTACTTCCAGGAGGTCGCCCACTTCGTGGAGTGCATCAAAGAAGGCAAGGCTCCCTTGGTGAAGCCGGAGGAAATCGTCAATGTGAGTTATATCATCGAGGCCATCTACCGCTCGTCGGAGACCGGGCGGGAGGTATCGATTGCTGAATTGAAGCAAGGCTAACCCGGGGGCCTGTCCCCCGGTTGCGAAAATCTTCCCGGTAATGCCTAGGCTGACCTTTTCATCGATGGTTGTGTTGACTGACAGTTTTAGACAGAACTAGTACGAACTCTTACAGGGCGTGGGAGGAATTCCGTTTCATTTGCAGAAGTATCATAGTATTTCAGGAAGAAGGGAGGGAAGAAGGAATGAAGCGGTTCTTAATGGCAAGCATGCTCATTTGCGCATTGGTGCTCGGTCTTACCTTGGCGGTTTCTGCCCAGGCCCCGAAGAACCTCGCAAGCGTGTATGTTTACGACTTTGAAGACGTGAAGATCGGCGCAGGCTATGCGCGGCTGTTCGACGGCGGCTTGGCCGTGGCGGTCAACGTGGACGGGGTAAGCAAGAAGCCTATTCTTGTTAACCTCACTGGGATCTACTTCTTACCGGAATTCTTGGAGAACCTGAAGTTGTATGCCGGCGCGGGTGCCACCTATGATGTGGACGCCAAGGCGACAACTGGCCATGCTTTGGTAGGAGCTAGCTTTTCCTACTTGTTTGCGGAGTACCAGTATGGTTTCGGCGCCGATGCCGATGCCACCATCCGGGGTGGACTCCGGATACAATTCTAGTTGCCAGACAGGTTTCCTCTTTTTTGGTAAGGAGTCCAAAGAGAGGAAACCTCCCCTCAAATCTTCTGTGCCACAGTTTTCGCATCGACAAGCAAGGAAGATTTCCTTCATGCATATATTGCCGATGACTGGGAACTAAGGTTTTTTCTTGGGATGCGCCGGAGTCGGCGGATCCTTGTTTGGTTGTGGGGGTCTTTAGGGGTGCTTTTCAGTCTTTTCCCAGTCTTCCTATGCCTGAGCCCTTGTTTTGCTGCTCAGGTCAGGTATGATCTTAGAGGCAGAATTTACTAAGGACTGTTGAGGGAAGGAAATGAGTAATCCAAGTGTAGTTTCGGCCGAAGCCAGTATGCCGGCATCTAGTTTGCGCAGGAGCATTCTACGGTTAGCTTGGCCGGCCATCACCGAGCAAATGTTACACATGACCGTTGGCATGGCTGACACCATCATGGTGGGTCGATTAGGTCCCGCAGCTTTAGCGGCAGTGGGCTTGGCCAATCAGATTACGATGACGCTGGTGGGGGTTGTCTCCGCAGTTTCCACCGGAACTACTGCCCTGGTGGCCCGGCATATTGGGGCCCAGGAGCCCGATCGGGCCAATCACGTGGCCCGTCAGTCGTTAGTTATGGCTTTCCTTTTGGCCGTTGTAGTTAGTATCATCGCCTTTTCTGGTGCCGATTTTTTTATGGATGTGCTCTTCCATCGCACCGAAGAAGTGGTACGCCACGACGCGGCGGTTTACATTCGGGTGTTGGCCGTGGCTATGATTGCCAACTTTTTGTTGATTATCAGCAATGGAGTTTTGCGGGGAGCGGGGGATACTAAAACACCGATGTATATCACCGCGTGTGTGAATCTGCTGAATATCATCGGGAATGCCGTGCTGATCTTCGGTCTGGGCCCTTTTCCTAAGCTGGGCATTTTGGGCGCCGCGATTTCCACCGCCTTTGCCCAGACTGTAGGTGGGGTGATTGTCATTGTCATCCTGTTTTCCGGGAAGCGGGTGATCCGGATGTCCTGGCGGGATTCTTTCCGGCCGGAGCAGGCGACCATCAACCGGGTCTTGCGGATTGGGGTGCCCGCTGCCTTTGAACATGCGGTGATGCGTATCGGGCAAATCCTGTATACGATTATCGTTTCTTCCTTGGGGACGGTGGCCTATGCGGCCCACCAGGTGGCACTCAATGCGGAATCTTTGTCCTTCATGCCCGGGTTCGGCTTTGCCTTGGCCGCCACTACTTTGGTGGGGCAGGCCTTGGGGGCGGAGGATCAGGAGCTGGCAGAAAGAAGTAACAAAGAAGCGATGAAAATGGCCATGGCTGTGATGACGGTCCTTGGGGTGGTGCTTTTCGTTTGGGCTACGCCCCTGGTGCGGTTTTTCGTCAATGACGAGCAGACCATCATCATAGGAGCGGAAGTGCTTAGGATTGTGGCCTTTTGTCAACCAGCATTGGCGATGGTGATGGTCCTCAACGGTGGCCTCCGGGGAGCCGGAGATACGGTGGCGATCATGGTGATTGCGGGAATCGGCTTTTGTGTCGTCCGGACCGGCTTTGCTTACTTACTGGCCATCCAGATGAATATGGGCCTAGTGGGCGCATGGATCGCGATGGGTATCGACCTGATCTTGCGAGCGGGGATGTTGTGGGGACGGTTTAAGCAGGGACGGTGGAAGTACCTGCGGGTGTAAACAGGGAGGTAACCATGAGAAATGCGGACATTTTCCTCGCCACCTTTCACCAGATCGAGCGGCACTTGGCGAAACTGGTAAACGCCAAGAAGCACGAAAGTTTCGGACGGTTAGTGGGTCTGGCTTCGAGCAAGAGTGCGGTGGTGCGGGCCTACGCGGACGATCTCAGGGAGTATGCGGATCTGCGAAATGCCATCGTCCACCAGCGGACGGAGCCGGAACGGGTAATCGCAGAACCATACCCGGAGACCGTGGAGCAGATCCAAAGGATCCGCGATGCTTTGCTGCGGCCTTTGTGTGTCTATCCACTGTTCAAGACCGAAGTGGAGGTTTTGGATGTGGAGGACCAGATGGGCAAGGCCTTTGAGCTGATTGCCCGCAAAGACTACTCGAAATTTCCCGTCTACGAGGGGAAGGAACGGTACTGCGGGTTCATCACCGAAAAGGAGATCGCCCGTTGGCTGGCGGTGGCCCAAGGGGAGTTGCGGCAGACCGAAGAGCTGCGGCAGACGCCGGTGAAGGAAGTGTTGGCCTACGCGGACAGTGAGAATACGGTAGCCTTTATTCCGGGGGACACCAATGTTTATGAGGCCCGGGAGCTCTTCTCCGGTCGGGGGGGCAAGGCCCTACGGGCCCTTTTGATCAGTGAAAACGGCCTTTCCACAGAACCCCTACTGGGCATCATCACCCCCAAGAGCCTCTTGTCCGTTGACTTTTGATCCCACCATGGCACTTCTGCTGGGGTGCGCGTAGACGGCCAGGAAGGCATCCACCTGATTCCAAAAGATCTCAGGACCCATATCGTCCTCCCGGGTGTCATAGGTATTAGGGTAACCGATGCCTCCACCGCCAATGGTGATCAAATTTGCTTCTTCCATGGCACTGGTCAGGATCTGGACGTGACGGGGAGTGATGTTGAGGCCCGTGGCCTCGGTGAGGAGGGACGCGATGGTCTGTTGGGTTGCGGCCAGCACCGCCTTGCCCCGGACCTTGCGGGTATGAATCAGTTCAATGAAGGCTAACACCAAAGTCTCGGTGGTGGGATCTTTGACCGGGAGCATGTGTTTTCACCTCAGGTTTGTAGATACTTGCGAAATCTTCCTGCTACAGCGTGGGGTACGGTTGCCCTGATCAAGACTCCATGGTCCAGATACTCCTGCCTAGTTACATCCCCCAGTTGGTGCAGGCTATCCAAGACCTGCCCCTGATCGTAGGGAACGAGGAAGGAAAACTCACCACGGCTTTTCTCCAGGAGCTTCGCCAGTTCCTGATACAACAAGTGAACATTTTGCCCCGTCTTGGCGGAGATGCCGATCGCCCCTTGGGGTAAGGACAGCTCTTGTTCTTCTAACAGATCGATTTTATTGAAGACCACGATGGCGGGGCTCTGCTCAGCCCCCAGCATACGGATCACTTCCCAGCCCGTTTGCAGCTGTTCTTCCCGCATGGGGTGGCTGGCATCCACCAGGTGGATGATGAGATCTGCCTTGGTGATCTCCTCTAGGGTAGCCCGAAAGGCCGCCACCAGGGTATGGGGAAGCCGTTGGATGAAACCGACGGTGTCCACCATATTTAGCGGAATGTTCCCGGGGAGGGTGATCTGGCGCACTGTGGGATCTAAAGTAGCAAAGAGTTTGTCCTCCGCCAGGACCTCGCCGTTGACAAAGCGGCCGGCTAGGCGTTTCTTGGTGGGGGTATCGGCCTTGAGAAACTCCTCGACTCCGAAGGAGTCGATACCGGTAAGGAGGTTTAAAAGAGAGCTCTTTCCCGCATTGGTGTAGCCGGCGATGGCACAGGTGGGGACTTGCCGCCGCTGTCGGTTTTCCCGCTGCAGTTCCCGCTGCCGGGCGATCCGTGCGATTTCCTTTTCCAATATGCTGATTCGGCGCCGCAGCCGACGGCGGTCGCTTTCCAGCTTGGTTTCTCCGGGACCCC
This window harbors:
- a CDS encoding N-acetylmuramoyl-L-alanine amidase produces the protein MNPKGTKGVVTNFAVRVDFAPVEPVDQIMLELLTEGQPKVRTPNSGKKALVVLHDVILNPPAISLGIYDGLVNTVELFEKVGQVYISIDQLVPAKPVLRWQPGLPQRLYVELSRRSVCQRLGGRRICIDPGHGGADSGAVRRQREADLVLQSGLILARWLERHGAKVSMTRREDRTCTWEERLELIKEAEIYLGLHGESVPGTAQRGTLILSGPDRQSQRLAQALHRALFLKNDYLVDLGVKPHRDLPLPKGCVGVVLELENVRNLVGEALLRDIDVQERVVQGLLHGLVEYLS
- a CDS encoding fumarylacetoacetate hydrolase family protein, which translates into the protein MKLALCCKGEQVFVAQVLPEGVRVLKEDPGPLGVASLFPTGGPVRGTSLFKPEEVQFCAPVPRPPKIICVGLNYRDHAAETNQPLPKTPVLFNKYARAVIGPQEPIVLPQVSEQVDYEAELAVVIGREGKHIPEELAMEYVAGYTILNDISARDLQMESGQWMKGKTCDTFAPMGPWLVTKDEIPDPHGLKIGLRLNGQVMQAGHTGEMIFKIPRLISYLSHLFTLEVGDIIATGTPAGVGFTRQPPVFLRAGDVVEVEIEGIGVLTNPVRKEA
- a CDS encoding Gfo/Idh/MocA family oxidoreductase, with product MDKLKVGIIGVGGIAQGAHIPAWRARSDVSVVAIADINEQKLMMVKEKYQIPHAFTDYRDLLAMEEIDAVSVCTPNLTHVPISIDALEAGKHVLCEKPVAVTGKEAMAAVQKAQAVGRIFMGAFCRRFEAASQLLRQRIQQGELGEVYYAKAGYLRRSGIPGLGGWFTDKSRSGGGCMLDIGVHVLDLTYWLMGSPQPVSVTGRVFQKFADVAVDGGWPPAETRIGDVFTGVNDVDDCAFGSIKFANGAVLNVEASWAAHVEPGSYLQLFGEKGGVRQDSRGTRLLTTVEGKHVDEVLEVKDQNSYFQEVAHFVECIKEGKAPLVKPEEIVNVSYIIEAIYRSSETGREVSIAELKQG
- a CDS encoding MATE family efflux transporter, with amino-acid sequence MSNPSVVSAEASMPASSLRRSILRLAWPAITEQMLHMTVGMADTIMVGRLGPAALAAVGLANQITMTLVGVVSAVSTGTTALVARHIGAQEPDRANHVARQSLVMAFLLAVVVSIIAFSGADFFMDVLFHRTEEVVRHDAAVYIRVLAVAMIANFLLIISNGVLRGAGDTKTPMYITACVNLLNIIGNAVLIFGLGPFPKLGILGAAISTAFAQTVGGVIVIVILFSGKRVIRMSWRDSFRPEQATINRVLRIGVPAAFEHAVMRIGQILYTIIVSSLGTVAYAAHQVALNAESLSFMPGFGFALAATTLVGQALGAEDQELAERSNKEAMKMAMAVMTVLGVVLFVWATPLVRFFVNDEQTIIIGAEVLRIVAFCQPALAMVMVLNGGLRGAGDTVAIMVIAGIGFCVVRTGFAYLLAIQMNMGLVGAWIAMGIDLILRAGMLWGRFKQGRWKYLRV
- a CDS encoding CBS domain-containing protein, with the protein product MEVPAGVNREVTMRNADIFLATFHQIERHLAKLVNAKKHESFGRLVGLASSKSAVVRAYADDLREYADLRNAIVHQRTEPERVIAEPYPETVEQIQRIRDALLRPLCVYPLFKTEVEVLDVEDQMGKAFELIARKDYSKFPVYEGKERYCGFITEKEIARWLAVAQGELRQTEELRQTPVKEVLAYADSENTVAFIPGDTNVYEARELFSGRGGKALRALLISENGLSTEPLLGIITPKSLLSVDF
- the hflX gene encoding GTPase HflX — protein: MQERVLLVGVQLPSHPNYIFKASLDELEELVYTAGGQVIGAVTQTRQYLDPAYCIGTGLLAELESLVEERNIDTVVFDLELTETQARNLERRLDCKILDRTQVILDIFAQKARTKEGKLQVELAQLKYLLPRLVGRGQELSRLAGGIGTRGPGETKLESDRRRLRRRISILEKEIARIARQRELQRENRQRRQVPTCAIAGYTNAGKSSLLNLLTGIDSFGVEEFLKADTPTKKRLAGRFVNGEVLAEDKLFATLDPTVRQITLPGNIPLNMVDTVGFIQRLPHTLVAAFRATLEEITKADLIIHLVDASHPMREEQLQTGWEVIRMLGAEQSPAIVVFNKIDLLEEQELSLPQGAIGISAKTGQNVHLLYQELAKLLEKSRGEFSFLVPYDQGQVLDSLHQLGDVTRQEYLDHGVLIRATVPHAVAGRFRKYLQT